A stretch of DNA from Pseudonocardia hierapolitana:
ACGCCGACCAGCTCGGCGAACCGGGTGCTGAAGGTGCCCAGCGACGAGCAGCCGACCGCGAAGCAGACCTCCGTGACGCTGAGCTCGCCACGGCGCAGCAGCGCCATCGCGCGCTCGATGCGCCGGGTCATCAGGTACGAGTACGGCGACTCGCCGTACGCGGCGCGGAACTGGCGGCTGAGGTGCCCGGCCGACATGTTCACGCCGCTGGCCAGCGCATCGACGTTCAGCGGCTGCGCGTACTCCCGGTCGATCCGGTCACGGACCCGGCGCAGCCGCGCGAGGTCGCGCAGGCGCTCCGTCTCGGCGGATCTGGTGGTCACCTGCGAAATCGTGCCATGCCCGCCCGCAGCCATGCATGGACCGCTATTTGAAAACGATGTTCAACAAGGTTTGACTGTGGCGCGTGACAGACGACCGCATCCCGGTGACCGTCCTGACCGGCTTCCTCGGCTCGGGCAAGACCACCCTGCTCAACCGCATCCTCACCGAGCACCACGGCCGGCGGATCGCCGTGATCGAGAACGAGTTCGGCGAGGTCGGGGTGGACGACGCGCTCGTGCTCGACGCCGAGGAGGAGGTGTTCGAGATGAACAACGGGTGCATCTGCTGCACCGTGCGCGGCGACCTCATCCGGATCCTCGGCGCCCTGCTGCGCCGCAAGGACCGATTCGACGCAGTGCTCATCGAAACCACCGGTCTGGCTGATCCCGCCCCGGTCGCCCAGACCTTCTTCGTGGACGACGCGCTGCGCGCCCAACTGCGGCTCGACGCCATCGTCACGGTCGTGGACGCCAAGCACGTCCGCACGCACCTCGACGACGTCAAGCCCGAGGGGGTGGAGAACGAGGCGGTGGAACAGATCGCGTTCGCCGACCGCGTGGTGCTCAACAAGACCGATCTGGTGGGCCCTGCCGAGGTCGAGGAGATCACCCGCGAGATCAGGGCCATCAACGGCCACGTCGCAGTGCTGCCCGCCGTACGCGGCGACGTCGACCTCGCCGAGATCCTCGACGTCCACGCGTTCGACCTCGACGCCACCCTGATCACCGAGCCCGGCTTCCTCGACCCCGACGGCGAGCACCAGCACGACCAGAGCGTCACCAGCGTCGGGATCGACGCGGGCGGCGCCGTCGACGTCCCCCGGCTCAACACCTGGCTCGGCGCGCTGCTGGCCACACGCGGTCCGGACCTGTTCCGCAGCAAGGGCGTGCTCAACCTCGCCGACTCCGACCGCCGCTACGTCTTCCAGGGCGTGCACATGCTCCACGACGGCGACCTCGGCGCGCCGTGGCGTCCCGGCGAGTCGCGGCGCAACCGGATGGTGTTCATCGGGCGCAACCTCGACCGCGCCGAGCTCGAGGCGGGCTTCCGGTCCTGCCTCACCGGGGTGGCCCTGTGACCGGCTCGACCTGGGCGAACCGGTCATCGCCTGCAGGCCGCTGCCCGGCGGGATGGTCGTCGGCGGCTCGGAGGGCACCGTCCTCGTCGCCGGCCTCGACGGCGCGCCTCGGCTGCGACTGCGGCTGGAGGACTTCCTGCTCGGCATGTCCGTGAGCCCCGACGGCACGAGGCTGGCCGCCGGAGGCGGGGAGCGCGTCGCCGTGTGGGACCTCGCCGACGGGCATCTGCTGCGGGAGGACGGCGCACGATCACGGCCCGGTGTCGAGCACCTCCCGCAGCCTGCGGGCGAACGCCTCCGGCTGCCCGGGGTAGCCGAACTCGTCGCCCGCGAAGCCGCCGTGATGGCTCGGGAACACCGTGACCTCCTGGCCGAGCAGCTCGGCCGTGGCCACCGCGGTGCGCCCGGTGAAGGTGTTCCCGGTCTCCTCACCCACCGCGATCACGATCCGGGTCGGGGCGGCGGCGAGCGCGGGCACGTCGGGGCGGTAGCTGCTGACGGCCCAGGACCGGTCGGAGAGGAGCGGGTCGCCGCGGGTGCCGTCGTCCTCGGTCGGCAGCCCGTACGCGGCCGGGTCCGCCGCGGGCTGGGCGAAGTACTCCTCGGTGAACTCGCCCTGCCACGACGTCATCGCGATGAACGCGGCCATACCGGCGCCGAAGCCCTTGGCCTCGTACGCGTCCCGGAACCCGGCCCGCGCCCGCTCGGCGGCGGCCGCGTCCGGCAGGACCGGGATGAGCGGCGGCTCGTGCGCCACCAGAACGGTCACGTCGCCGGGATGGGCCGCCACGAGCGCGAGCGCGGTGATCGCTCCGCCGCTGCTCGCGAACACTTCGACGGGCCCGGCACCGAGCGCCTGGATCAGTGCGTGGACGTCGCCCGCCTGGACCTCGGGGTCGTGGTCGGTCCTGCCGTCCTTGCGCGTGCTGCGGCCGAGACCGCGCGGGTCGTAGGTCACCACCGTGCGATCCGGGAAGTGGGAGGCGAGCGTCGCGAAGCCGTCGGCCTGCATGGGCTGGCCGATCATGACGAGCGGCGGGCGGCCGCCGGCAGGTGGCAGCGGCCCGTGGACGTCGTGGACGAGGTCGACCTCTGGTGTCACGAGCGTGTGGGTGGTCATGCCCGATGAGACCGGGATCGGGTCCCGAACTCATCGGTCCTCGACACCCGGCTACACCGACTTGGTGAGCCACTCGTCGAACGTCGTCGGCGCGATGCGGGCGCCGTCGCCGGGCAGCAGCACGTCGCCGGCCATCGCCGGCCCGAAGATCCCCGACCACGTCGGCACCAGCTTGACCTCCCGGCCGCGCGCCTGATGGGTGCGCCGGGCCATGTCGACGAGGTCGTGCGGCTCCGGGCCCGCGACGTCGGCGTACCGGCCCCGCGGCTCACCCGTGACGATCTCGGCGAGGACGTCGGCGACGTCCGCGGGCGCGATCGGCTGCACGAGCAGCGGCGCGATCGGTGCGACTCCGTCCTGCTCGGTCCAGCCCGCGACCATCTCGGCGAAGTCGTGGAACTGCGTGACGGGCACGATCGTCCACGGCACGGGACCTTCGGACACCAGGCGTTCCTGCTCGCGCTTGCCTGCGTAGTGCGCGTTGCCCTCGACCCGCTGGATCCCGACGATCGAGAGCAGCACGTGGTGGCGCACGCCCGCCCGCTCCTCGGCGGCGAGCAGGTTCCGCGTGGTGGTGCCGAAGTACGCCACGACCTCGTCCGCGGTGGTCGAGGGGCCGTTGGTGGCGTCGACGACGGCCTCGACCCCGGCCAGCGCCGCGTCGAGTCCCTCGCCGGTGGTGAGGTCCACACCCAGCGAGCGGCTGATCCGCGCGACCTCGTGGCCGCCCCGCTCGAGCGCGGCGACGGTGAGTGCTCCGATGTTGCCGGTGGCACCGGCTACTGCGATCCGCATGTCGACACCGTATCTCGGACTAAATAGATCTGCAATATCGACGATATGATGGGTCCGTGAAGCTGCCGGCGAGCACGGAATGGGTCCTGCACTGCGCCACCACGCTGGCGCAGCTCGAACCGGGAGCCACCGCGTCGGCGAAGCAGCTCGCCGAGTACTTCGACCTCCCGGGGCCCTACCTCGCCAAGCAGCTCCAGGCGCTGGTCAGAGCAGGCGTGCTGGCCGCGACCACCGGCCCTCGCGGCGGGTTCCGCCTCGCCCGACCGGCAGCCGAGATCACGTTCCTCCAGCTCGTGGAGGCCGTCGACGGCGCCGCCCCGCCGTACGAGTGCCGCGAGATCCGCCAGCAGGGTCGCGGTGCGCTGCCGCCCGAGGACTGCCGCGACACCTGCATCCTCGCCCGGAAGATGGCCGAGGCCCACGACGTGTGGCGCCGGCACCTCGCCGCGACCACGCTCGCCGACATCCTCTCCGAGCTTCCCCCGACGGCGCCGACCCGCACCCGCTCGCGCCTCACGGCTGGTCGCTGAGGCCCCCGCTCGGGCTGCCGAGCGGCACGACGCCAACGGCCGCCACCCACAGCTGCCCGAGAACCGACGCCAGCACGCCGTAGGGCAGCGCGCCGCCGAATCCCGTCCTCCTTCCTAGTGCTCCCCGCCGGAGGCACTAGCGGAAGAGCGCGAACTCCATCGCCGTGATGATGCCGAGGCCGACGTCGTCGGGATCGCTCACACACAGGAGCCGGAACAAGCGCGAATCGCTGCCGTCGGTGACGTGGCGGAAATCCCCGTCGGCGGTGACGACCTGGATCGCGCGGACGTGACCTGCCGCCCATCCGTGCTTGCGCCCGACGATCCCCGCCCCGGGATATGACGGGACCAGCGGGGCGAGGCCAAGCTCGGCGGCCCGATCGACCACGTCCCGCCACAGCACGCCGGCCTCGGCGATCGCGGTTCGGCTGCGCCGGTCGAGGTGGACCCGGTTCATGCGGCGCGTACTGACGAGCACGCCGCCTTTCGGGGGAGCCTGGTGCCCAGGTGCCGTCACGGCGAGCGGAAGCCGGAAGTCGGCGGCGAACCGCACGGCGGCCCGGACGTCTGCCGGGTTCGTCGCCCCGACCGTGATGTCGGGTTCGTGCAGGATCCCGGCATCGGGGCAGGACAGCTCGTCGGCGAGTCCCGGGTCACCGGCAACCAGCACCGGCCCCTCCGTGACACTCGCCAGCGCTGTGACGTCCTGGGGCGTGAAGCCGGGATCCCACCCGGCGGAGCGATAGTTCACCCTTGGCCACCTCTGTCGACGCGGTCCGGTCTGGTCCGGACCTCCGCCTCGTCGACGATCGGGACGAGGCGAAATCGACGCGCCGGCGAGGTCGCCGGGTGGTGGACGGCTGTTGCGGTCGACGGGTCATGCCGTAAGTGCGCGGCCGTCGGCGACGGCGGGCGATGCGGCGTCGGGCGCGTCCTCGGTGCCGATCTCGGCGACAGCGGTGAACACCGCCAGGCCGGTCGCGTTGCCGATGTTGAGGCTCGTGGAGGCGATCCCGTTGGTGACGCCCTGCTCGTCGGCCGCGGTGGCGGCGGCGAGCGGCGGGCCGCGAGCACTCCGCCATCTGACGCTCGCTCACACACCCGTCCGGGTCTTGGCGAGCGTCTAACTCCCGGCGGCCGGTGTCGG
This window harbors:
- a CDS encoding SDR family oxidoreductase, with amino-acid sequence MRIAVAGATGNIGALTVAALERGGHEVARISRSLGVDLTTGEGLDAALAGVEAVVDATNGPSTTADEVVAYFGTTTRNLLAAEERAGVRHHVLLSIVGIQRVEGNAHYAGKREQERLVSEGPVPWTIVPVTQFHDFAEMVAGWTEQDGVAPIAPLLVQPIAPADVADVLAEIVTGEPRGRYADVAGPEPHDLVDMARRTHQARGREVKLVPTWSGIFGPAMAGDVLLPGDGARIAPTTFDEWLTKSV
- a CDS encoding helix-turn-helix transcriptional regulator, with amino-acid sequence MTTRSAETERLRDLARLRRVRDRIDREYAQPLNVDALASGVNMSAGHLSRQFRAAYGESPYSYLMTRRIERAMALLRRGELSVTEVCFAVGCSSLGTFSTRFAELVGVPPSVYRRDAADEMAGMPPCVVKQVSRPVRNREARALEPHLA
- a CDS encoding CobW family GTP-binding protein — its product is MTDDRIPVTVLTGFLGSGKTTLLNRILTEHHGRRIAVIENEFGEVGVDDALVLDAEEEVFEMNNGCICCTVRGDLIRILGALLRRKDRFDAVLIETTGLADPAPVAQTFFVDDALRAQLRLDAIVTVVDAKHVRTHLDDVKPEGVENEAVEQIAFADRVVLNKTDLVGPAEVEEITREIRAINGHVAVLPAVRGDVDLAEILDVHAFDLDATLITEPGFLDPDGEHQHDQSVTSVGIDAGGAVDVPRLNTWLGALLATRGPDLFRSKGVLNLADSDRRYVFQGVHMLHDGDLGAPWRPGESRRNRMVFIGRNLDRAELEAGFRSCLTGVAL
- a CDS encoding FAD-binding oxidoreductase, which encodes MNYRSAGWDPGFTPQDVTALASVTEGPVLVAGDPGLADELSCPDAGILHEPDITVGATNPADVRAAVRFAADFRLPLAVTAPGHQAPPKGGVLVSTRRMNRVHLDRRSRTAIAEAGVLWRDVVDRAAELGLAPLVPSYPGAGIVGRKHGWAAGHVRAIQVVTADGDFRHVTDGSDSRLFRLLCVSDPDDVGLGIITAMEFALFR
- a CDS encoding RrF2 family transcriptional regulator; translation: MKLPASTEWVLHCATTLAQLEPGATASAKQLAEYFDLPGPYLAKQLQALVRAGVLAATTGPRGGFRLARPAAEITFLQLVEAVDGAAPPYECREIRQQGRGALPPEDCRDTCILARKMAEAHDVWRRHLAATTLADILSELPPTAPTRTRSRLTAGR
- a CDS encoding alpha/beta fold hydrolase; protein product: MTTHTLVTPEVDLVHDVHGPLPPAGGRPPLVMIGQPMQADGFATLASHFPDRTVVTYDPRGLGRSTRKDGRTDHDPEVQAGDVHALIQALGAGPVEVFASSGGAITALALVAAHPGDVTVLVAHEPPLIPVLPDAAAAERARAGFRDAYEAKGFGAGMAAFIAMTSWQGEFTEEYFAQPAADPAAYGLPTEDDGTRGDPLLSDRSWAVSSYRPDVPALAAAPTRIVIAVGEETGNTFTGRTAVATAELLGQEVTVFPSHHGGFAGDEFGYPGQPEAFARRLREVLDTGP